A stretch of Candidatus Eisenbacteria bacterium DNA encodes these proteins:
- a CDS encoding aminotransferase class I/II-fold pyridoxal phosphate-dependent enzyme has protein sequence MYAFAKRAATLPKYAFARTDEMKAEAKAKGKDLIDLAIGNPDLRPPRRAIDALHRALDDPNRQLHRYSPFNGIPVFREAVARWYKKRFGVDVDPETEVLPVVGSKEGLLKLALAMLNSGEVALVTSPAYPAYFPAVQVAEGVAHELPLLEENAFIPDLAAVPASVLSRAKYLLFNYPNNPTGAIEVDFYEKALAFAEKHGLLAVSDIAYSELPLDDGVVTRSIFQLDPEKKRSIEFQSFSKTYCMAGWRVGFLVGNRDVVAIIRKIKTVSDFSIFPAIQAAAAEILDGPQDCIDDLRKIYRERRDVLVQGLRGLGWNVSSPKAGMYVWTRIPKKFASSEEFAVSLGLSTGVILSPGGGFGRVGEGFVRMALVEPKEKLADAVDRIRKWGGI, from the coding sequence ATGTACGCGTTCGCCAAGCGAGCGGCCACGCTGCCGAAGTACGCGTTCGCCCGCACCGACGAGATGAAGGCGGAAGCGAAGGCAAAGGGGAAGGACCTCATCGACCTCGCGATCGGGAACCCGGACCTCCGTCCTCCGAGGCGCGCAATCGACGCGCTCCACCGCGCGCTCGACGACCCGAACCGCCAGCTCCATCGCTACTCGCCGTTCAACGGGATCCCGGTCTTTCGCGAGGCGGTCGCGCGCTGGTACAAGAAGCGTTTCGGAGTCGATGTCGATCCGGAAACCGAGGTGCTTCCCGTCGTCGGATCGAAGGAAGGGCTTCTCAAGCTCGCTCTCGCGATGCTGAACTCCGGCGAGGTCGCGCTCGTCACATCGCCCGCCTACCCGGCTTACTTCCCCGCGGTTCAGGTCGCCGAGGGAGTCGCCCACGAGCTTCCGCTCCTCGAGGAGAACGCGTTCATCCCGGACCTCGCGGCGGTGCCCGCGTCGGTGCTTTCGCGCGCGAAATATCTCCTCTTCAATTATCCGAACAACCCGACCGGAGCGATCGAGGTCGACTTCTACGAGAAGGCGCTCGCGTTCGCGGAGAAGCACGGGCTCCTCGCGGTCTCTGATATCGCGTACTCGGAGCTCCCGCTCGACGACGGGGTCGTGACCCGCTCGATCTTCCAGCTCGACCCCGAGAAGAAGCGCTCGATCGAGTTCCAGTCCTTCTCGAAGACGTACTGCATGGCCGGCTGGCGGGTCGGCTTTCTCGTCGGGAACCGGGATGTCGTCGCGATCATCCGGAAGATCAAGACCGTGAGCGACTTCAGCATCTTTCCGGCGATTCAGGCGGCGGCCGCCGAGATCCTCGACGGGCCGCAGGACTGCATCGACGATCTTCGAAAGATCTACCGCGAGAGGCGGGACGTTCTCGTTCAGGGGCTCCGCGGGCTCGGCTGGAACGTCTCCTCCCCGAAGGCCGGGATGTATGTCTGGACCCGCATACCGAAGAAGTTCGCCTCGTCCGAGGAGTTCGCGGTGAGCCTCGGCCTCTCCACCGGCGTGATCCTCTCGCCGGGGGGCGGCTTCGGGCGCGTGGGCGAGGGGTTTGTCCGCATGGCGCTCGTCGAGCCGAAGGAGAAGCTCGCCGACGCGGTCGACCGGATCCGCAAGTGGGGCGGGATTTAA
- a CDS encoding polysaccharide deacetylase family protein has protein sequence MRVLAYHRVEPPRDLSWNRVSPGRFERQMELLRREGFRGVPLRELLRSGGEREVAITFDDGLASAVRHALPVLARIGFQATIFVPTAWIGRPNRWDSRLVGRPVRHAAWEELEEAAAAGWEIGSHGHTHRDLTTLAEEEARAELETSRALLAGRIGNAPESIAYPFGRTNDRVARLAREAGYARGCISFMSRAARDPWRIGRSGVRLFDGDADFLAKVRGGPLETWQAAKDRLAHLFSLGTPRLFHRIRKVDVLC, from the coding sequence GTGCGCGTTCTCGCCTACCATCGCGTGGAACCGCCGCGCGATCTGTCCTGGAACCGGGTCTCCCCCGGGCGGTTCGAGAGGCAGATGGAGCTCCTTCGGAGAGAGGGATTCCGGGGCGTCCCGCTTCGCGAGCTTCTCCGGTCGGGGGGCGAGAGGGAGGTCGCGATCACGTTCGACGACGGCCTCGCCTCCGCCGTTCGCCACGCGCTTCCCGTGCTCGCGCGCATCGGTTTCCAGGCGACGATCTTCGTTCCGACGGCCTGGATCGGGCGGCCGAACCGTTGGGATTCGCGGCTCGTCGGGCGGCCGGTGCGCCACGCCGCATGGGAGGAGCTGGAGGAAGCGGCGGCCGCGGGATGGGAGATCGGCTCGCACGGCCACACCCATCGGGACCTCACGACCCTCGCGGAAGAGGAAGCTCGAGCCGAGCTGGAGACCTCGCGCGCGCTCCTCGCCGGCCGGATCGGAAATGCGCCCGAGTCGATCGCCTATCCGTTCGGACGGACGAACGATCGGGTCGCCCGGCTTGCGAGGGAAGCCGGGTATGCCCGCGGATGCATCTCCTTCATGAGCCGCGCGGCTCGGGATCCGTGGCGGATCGGGCGATCCGGGGTGAGGCTCTTCGACGGGGACGCCGACTTTCTCGCCAAGGTGAGAGGAGGACCGCTGGAAACCTGGCAGGCGGCGAAGGACCGTCTCGCGCATCTCTTCTCGCTCGGGACCCCGCGCCTCTTTCATCGGATCCGGAAGGTAGATGTTTTATGCTGA
- a CDS encoding UbiA family prenyltransferase: MLKAFDWVFVSRPIVLIPAWAFLLAGYLRANERAAESSPPIGPLLAPFLLLTAVLAGVYIVNQIFDRETDKENGKLFLLAEGHVSARGAWIEAVVLIGGGLASAAAFRPGLLPWLVSSAVLGLLYSAPPARFKARPFVDVAANAIGYGAITFLVGFSLAGEIGREEIARAIPYVLLVGAVFLHTALVDQEGDRKAGMWTTAIALGDRATSVAALALLAGAGLVGFRLGEPYVPPAALGAAPFFLWGALVPGRKGSTLAYQWGSLLFVLLLVIRQPLFGLFLVLLVAATRLYYRFRFRLVYPRLDF; encoded by the coding sequence ATGCTGAAAGCGTTCGATTGGGTCTTCGTCTCGCGGCCGATCGTTCTCATCCCCGCGTGGGCTTTTCTTCTGGCCGGCTATCTTCGCGCGAACGAGCGTGCGGCGGAATCCTCGCCTCCGATCGGGCCGCTTCTCGCGCCGTTCCTTCTCTTGACGGCGGTGCTCGCGGGAGTCTACATCGTCAACCAGATCTTCGATCGGGAGACGGACAAGGAGAACGGGAAGCTCTTTCTTCTCGCCGAGGGTCATGTTTCGGCGCGCGGTGCGTGGATCGAGGCGGTCGTTCTGATCGGCGGGGGGCTCGCCTCCGCCGCGGCCTTCCGTCCCGGTCTTCTCCCCTGGCTCGTCTCCTCGGCGGTCCTCGGGCTTCTCTACTCGGCGCCCCCGGCCCGGTTCAAAGCGCGGCCCTTCGTCGACGTCGCGGCGAACGCGATCGGCTATGGGGCGATCACCTTCCTCGTCGGGTTCTCGTTGGCGGGGGAGATCGGGAGGGAGGAGATCGCGCGCGCGATCCCCTACGTGCTCCTCGTCGGCGCGGTCTTCCTGCACACCGCCCTCGTCGACCAGGAGGGGGATCGAAAGGCGGGGATGTGGACGACGGCGATCGCCCTCGGAGACCGAGCGACGTCGGTGGCGGCGCTTGCTCTCCTGGCGGGGGCGGGGCTCGTCGGCTTTCGTCTCGGGGAACCGTATGTCCCGCCCGCCGCGCTCGGGGCGGCTCCCTTCTTTCTTTGGGGGGCGCTCGTTCCCGGACGGAAGGGGAGCACGCTGGCGTATCAGTGGGGGAGTCTTCTCTTCGTCCTTCTTCTCGTGATCCGCCAGCCGCTCTTCGGACTCTTCCTGGTCCTCCTCGTCGCGGCGACACGGCTCTACTATCGATTCCGTTTCCGGCTCGTCTATCCGCGTCTCGACTTCTAG
- a CDS encoding DUF4388 domain-containing protein, whose amino-acid sequence MSLRGNLSHFGVPDVLQLLAGQGKTGILRLERPGEKAAFVFAGGEIVSTWDRAFSSTDPLKTYILRTEALPKRHLMRGLRLEPRSELPFAQILVREGVLDLPELARILREQVREQIREVLRWEEGRFEFTQEPSVRAYGPGCAVKVESVLLQAAHEIDEDAGREPPEEAPQEPLPVEKPGGRPVARPGFLHALSLLLVPAAAFVLSGFLVPPASRPDDHPPFAARVVAFQTEREIRNLRLVLEMYRSLFERYPATLGDLVHAGLLSPTQVADLRNHDVRYRALRGGGHYVLHSGRYGPLVRLLPDERHLPDPFAELTSRVGSLRRTGLDRPAP is encoded by the coding sequence ATGAGCCTCCGCGGAAACCTCTCCCACTTCGGCGTTCCCGACGTCCTTCAGCTTCTCGCGGGACAAGGGAAGACGGGGATCCTCCGACTTGAGCGTCCCGGCGAGAAGGCCGCCTTCGTGTTCGCCGGAGGCGAGATCGTCTCGACGTGGGACCGAGCGTTCTCGTCAACGGATCCCCTGAAGACCTACATCCTTCGGACCGAGGCTCTTCCGAAACGACACCTCATGAGGGGCCTCCGCCTGGAGCCGCGCTCCGAGCTTCCCTTCGCGCAGATCCTCGTCCGTGAAGGGGTGCTCGACCTTCCGGAGCTCGCCCGCATTCTCCGGGAGCAGGTCCGCGAGCAGATCCGCGAGGTCCTTCGATGGGAGGAGGGACGCTTCGAGTTCACGCAGGAGCCGTCCGTGCGCGCCTACGGCCCGGGCTGCGCGGTCAAGGTGGAGAGCGTTCTCCTCCAAGCCGCCCACGAGATCGACGAGGACGCGGGTCGCGAGCCACCCGAGGAAGCGCCCCAAGAGCCCCTCCCCGTCGAAAAGCCAGGCGGGAGGCCCGTCGCGCGGCCCGGCTTTCTCCACGCGCTCTCTCTCCTCCTCGTCCCCGCGGCCGCGTTCGTGCTCTCGGGATTCCTTGTCCCGCCCGCCTCGCGTCCGGACGACCACCCTCCGTTCGCCGCCCGCGTCGTCGCGTTCCAGACCGAGCGCGAGATTCGGAACCTGCGTCTCGTCCTCGAGATGTACCGATCCCTCTTCGAGCGCTATCCGGCGACGCTCGGCGATCTCGTCCACGCCGGCCTTCTCTCCCCCACGCAAGTCGCGGACCTCCGGAACCACGATGTCCGCTACCGGGCCCTCCGCGGGGGAGGCCATTATGTCCTTCACTCCGGCCGCTACGGCCCCCTCGTCCGCCTTCTACCGGACGAGCGGCATCTCCCGGACCCGTTCGCGGAGCTGACCTCCCGCGTCGGCAGCCTTCGAAGGACGGGCCTCGACCGACCCGCGCCTTAG
- a CDS encoding tetratricopeptide repeat protein: MNARAFVFAAGVWLLSAAGWFPSAEATETPPHRSHGPVIPETQEETARPYRIVTHAPGGPLLESPVLARLDYYRALHEIAENRWTEAEELLAETTAGDPSLVRAHLLLAAARVRRLEPTWILSAFDGGRALAGNFRAQSLLAANAVIFLLFTVFLVTFAAASASVLRALPSLRHAVVELLPPSFAAPARTLYPIVLFGSIAILFRPWGWGPGTVWVACAGILLAWKALGKGERTAAAVFFLLLLSSPALLKLAVHTALPATPGTTIFALSGTSHGAAADPRDSSALSPASGDSDVLFALALLERERGNRQKALDLYREILESDGPSAPVYNNMGNLFFLKGDVERAFSAYRQALALGEKRATTHYNLGRLYLETFAFDEARREFSYASELDFSLIRSLSHEGMTSASRTLVDDSLPAVRLWERLLSGGAAGEGIGWGEAITAAARTLLPPGLPRIFFLAAILLSAFALGQAVPQPTVCARCGKALCRRCRVRVAGTNRCPDCIAKGKDPVWNPRTVLFHRPVSLSLSLLLPGMGHFYLGRRGRGLAYASLAVLLLLARAFRGAAIKPFPILQAADLAPIENLVFAWLFVPLYLFVLFDALRLSKRVFRTIAGEGDAR, from the coding sequence GTGAACGCGAGGGCTTTCGTCTTCGCGGCGGGCGTCTGGCTTCTGTCGGCGGCGGGGTGGTTCCCTTCGGCGGAAGCGACGGAGACGCCCCCGCATCGGTCGCACGGGCCGGTCATTCCTGAGACACAGGAAGAGACGGCGCGGCCCTATCGCATCGTTACGCACGCGCCCGGGGGGCCTCTCCTCGAGTCCCCCGTCCTCGCGCGCCTCGACTACTACCGCGCCCTTCACGAGATCGCCGAAAACCGCTGGACGGAAGCGGAAGAGCTTCTCGCCGAGACGACGGCCGGGGATCCGTCGCTCGTCCGCGCGCACCTTCTCCTTGCGGCCGCGCGCGTCCGTCGCCTCGAGCCGACCTGGATCCTCTCCGCATTCGACGGGGGCCGGGCACTCGCCGGGAACTTCCGCGCGCAGAGCCTCCTCGCCGCAAACGCGGTGATCTTTCTTCTCTTCACCGTCTTCCTCGTCACCTTCGCCGCGGCGAGCGCTTCGGTTCTCCGCGCTCTCCCCTCCCTCCGGCACGCCGTCGTCGAGCTTCTTCCGCCCTCGTTCGCTGCGCCAGCGCGAACGCTCTACCCAATCGTCCTCTTCGGCTCGATCGCGATCCTCTTTCGTCCGTGGGGATGGGGCCCGGGGACGGTGTGGGTCGCGTGCGCAGGGATCCTTCTCGCGTGGAAGGCGCTCGGCAAGGGGGAAAGAACGGCGGCCGCGGTCTTCTTCTTGCTTCTTCTCTCCTCGCCGGCGCTCCTCAAGCTCGCGGTTCACACCGCGCTCCCTGCCACGCCCGGGACGACGATCTTCGCCCTCTCCGGGACCTCGCACGGCGCGGCGGCGGACCCGCGCGATTCCTCCGCCCTCTCCCCCGCCTCGGGGGACAGCGACGTGCTCTTCGCGCTCGCGCTTCTCGAGCGGGAGAGGGGAAACCGCCAAAAAGCACTCGACCTCTACCGGGAGATCCTCGAATCGGACGGGCCGTCTGCCCCGGTCTACAACAACATGGGCAACCTCTTCTTCTTGAAAGGGGATGTCGAGCGCGCCTTCTCCGCGTACCGACAAGCCCTCGCCCTCGGCGAGAAGCGCGCCACGACTCACTACAACCTCGGCCGCCTCTACCTCGAGACCTTCGCCTTCGACGAGGCGCGCCGGGAGTTCTCTTACGCATCGGAGCTTGACTTCTCATTGATTCGAAGCCTCTCGCACGAGGGGATGACCTCCGCAAGCCGTACGCTTGTCGACGACTCCCTTCCCGCCGTGCGCCTATGGGAGCGCCTGCTCTCGGGAGGGGCCGCGGGAGAGGGGATCGGATGGGGAGAGGCGATCACCGCCGCCGCGCGGACCCTTCTCCCCCCGGGCCTCCCTCGGATCTTCTTCCTCGCGGCCATCCTCCTTTCCGCGTTCGCCCTCGGCCAAGCAGTGCCGCAGCCCACCGTCTGCGCTCGGTGCGGCAAGGCGCTCTGCCGGCGGTGCCGCGTCCGGGTCGCCGGAACGAATCGCTGCCCGGACTGCATCGCGAAGGGCAAGGACCCCGTGTGGAACCCGCGAACGGTCCTCTTCCACCGTCCGGTTTCCCTCAGCCTCTCCCTCCTCCTTCCCGGGATGGGCCACTTCTATCTTGGGCGGCGGGGACGCGGGCTGGCTTACGCCTCGCTCGCCGTCCTCCTCCTTCTCGCGCGGGCGTTTCGAGGGGCGGCGATCAAACCGTTTCCGATCCTCCAGGCCGCCGACCTCGCGCCGATCGAGAACCTCGTCTTCGCGTGGCTCTTCGTCCCCCTTTATCTCTTCGTTCTCTTCGACGCCCTCCGGCTGTCGAAACGCGTCTTTCGAACGATCGCCGGGGAAGGGGACGCGCGATGA
- the asnS gene encoding asparagine--tRNA ligase: MQRGAGAPESGRPPSTSIRSIGERVGEEVVLRGWLYQSRSSGKVAFLLVRDGTGIIQCVVSKAEVAEEVFDAARQATQESSVIVTGLARRDDRAPGGYELSVTGFRTHQTADEYPISPKEHGVDFLMSHRHLWLRSRRPHAILSIRSTVVQALRTFFEREGFVLVDAPIFTPSAPEGTTTLFETEYFGGKAYLTQSGQLYMEAAAMAFGKVYCFGPTFRAEKHKTRRHLNEFWMLEPEMAWAGLEDVIDLSERMVVDAVRAVLEKQRRELETLERDPARLAEVRAPFPRMSYDEAIRVLNERGCPIGWGADIGGDEETVLAEGSEQPLFVHRFPRELKAFYMAPDPDDERLALGVDLLAPEGYGEIVGGGVRAESLDYLDDQIRKHGLPPEPLEWYRDLRRYGSVPHAGFGLGLERLIAWITGIDHVRETIPFPRTMNRIYP, from the coding sequence ATGCAGCGAGGAGCGGGCGCTCCCGAATCGGGAAGGCCGCCATCGACCTCGATCCGGTCGATCGGGGAGCGAGTGGGGGAGGAGGTCGTGCTCCGCGGCTGGCTCTACCAGAGTCGGTCGAGCGGGAAGGTGGCCTTTCTCCTCGTGCGGGACGGGACCGGGATCATTCAGTGCGTCGTGTCGAAGGCCGAGGTGGCCGAGGAGGTCTTCGACGCAGCGCGCCAGGCCACGCAGGAATCCTCGGTGATCGTGACGGGGCTCGCGCGGCGGGACGACCGCGCGCCCGGCGGCTACGAGCTCTCGGTGACCGGCTTCCGCACGCACCAGACGGCTGACGAGTACCCGATTTCCCCGAAGGAGCACGGGGTCGACTTCCTCATGAGCCACCGCCATCTCTGGCTCCGATCCCGCCGGCCGCACGCGATCCTCTCGATCCGATCGACGGTCGTTCAGGCCCTTCGGACGTTCTTTGAGCGTGAAGGATTCGTGCTCGTCGACGCGCCGATCTTCACGCCGAGCGCTCCGGAGGGAACGACGACCCTTTTCGAAACCGAGTACTTCGGGGGAAAGGCGTACCTCACGCAGAGCGGGCAGCTCTACATGGAAGCGGCGGCGATGGCGTTCGGCAAGGTCTATTGCTTCGGGCCGACGTTCCGCGCCGAGAAGCACAAGACCAGGAGACACTTGAACGAGTTCTGGATGCTGGAACCGGAGATGGCATGGGCCGGGCTGGAGGACGTGATCGATCTTTCGGAACGGATGGTGGTCGACGCGGTCCGCGCGGTGCTCGAGAAGCAGCGCCGCGAGCTCGAAACGCTCGAGCGGGACCCCGCGAGGCTCGCGGAGGTGCGCGCGCCGTTCCCGCGCATGTCGTATGACGAGGCGATCCGCGTGTTGAACGAACGGGGCTGTCCGATCGGGTGGGGAGCGGACATCGGAGGGGACGAGGAGACCGTTCTCGCCGAGGGGAGTGAACAGCCGCTCTTCGTGCACCGTTTTCCGCGCGAGCTGAAGGCGTTCTACATGGCGCCCGACCCGGACGACGAGAGGCTCGCCCTCGGGGTGGACCTTCTCGCGCCGGAAGGCTACGGAGAGATCGTGGGGGGCGGTGTTCGCGCGGAGTCGCTCGACTACCTCGATGACCAGATCCGAAAGCACGGACTTCCGCCGGAACCCCTCGAGTGGTACCGGGACCTCCGCCGCTATGGATCGGTCCCGCACGCGGGTTTCGGTCTCGGCCTGGAGAGGCTGATCGCGTGGATCACGGGGATCGACCATGTCCGGGAGACGATCCCCTTCCCGAGGACGATGAACCGGATCTACCCATGA